In the genome of Haemophilus pittmaniae, one region contains:
- a CDS encoding anaerobic C4-dicarboxylate transporter has protein sequence MIWIQLLVVLFFIYLGARLGGIGIGFMGGMGVVALSLLGLKPGAIPFDVISVIMSVIMAIAAMQVAGGMDFLVKVAERILRKNPKHITFLAPTVTYFMTVLAGTGHTAFSTLPVIAEVAKEQGIRPSRPLSIAVIASQIAITASPISAAVVFLSTSLEQHFGLSYLQLLGIWIPTTYVACMITAVFCNFLGKELKDDPVYQERLAKGLITMRGEMKIEIKPYAKRSVGIFIAAIVVVMLYATAISKTVGLIENPILSRDNAIISFMLATAAIITLSCKVDTGNITNAATFKSGMSAVICVLGVAWLGNTFVEGHINEIKEVASEFLTKYPWSLAVILFFASTLLYSQAATAKALYPTALLLGVSPEAAVAAFAAVSALFILPTYPTLIAAVEMDDTGSTRIGKYVFNHPFLIPGIIAISLSVALGFFVAGLVL, from the coding sequence ATGATTTGGATTCAACTGTTAGTGGTCCTATTTTTCATTTACCTAGGGGCCAGATTAGGCGGAATCGGTATCGGTTTTATGGGGGGTATGGGTGTTGTAGCACTTTCCCTATTAGGCTTAAAACCGGGTGCAATTCCTTTCGATGTTATTTCGGTCATCATGTCTGTAATTATGGCTATCGCCGCAATGCAGGTTGCCGGTGGTATGGATTTCTTAGTTAAAGTTGCTGAGCGCATTTTGCGTAAAAATCCAAAACACATCACCTTCTTAGCGCCGACCGTCACTTATTTTATGACCGTATTGGCCGGTACCGGACACACTGCGTTCTCAACCCTTCCGGTAATTGCCGAAGTCGCTAAAGAACAAGGTATCCGTCCTTCCCGTCCATTATCCATCGCAGTTATTGCTTCACAAATCGCGATTACCGCTTCACCAATTTCCGCTGCAGTGGTATTCCTTTCCACCTCATTGGAGCAACATTTCGGTTTAAGCTACTTACAATTACTCGGTATTTGGATCCCAACCACTTATGTGGCCTGTATGATTACAGCCGTGTTCTGTAACTTCTTAGGCAAAGAATTGAAAGACGATCCTGTTTACCAAGAGCGCTTAGCTAAAGGTTTAATCACCATGCGCGGTGAAATGAAAATCGAAATTAAACCTTATGCAAAACGTTCCGTTGGGATCTTTATCGCCGCCATCGTGGTAGTTATGCTTTATGCAACAGCTATCAGTAAAACCGTGGGTTTAATCGAAAATCCAATTCTTTCCCGTGATAATGCGATCATTTCTTTCATGTTGGCAACTGCCGCTATCATCACTTTATCTTGTAAAGTCGATACGGGTAACATCACTAACGCGGCAACCTTCAAATCCGGTATGTCCGCGGTTATTTGTGTGTTAGGCGTAGCTTGGTTAGGTAATACCTTCGTTGAAGGCCATATCAATGAAATCAAAGAAGTGGCTTCTGAATTCTTGACTAAATACCCTTGGAGCTTGGCTGTTATCTTATTCTTTGCTAGTACCTTGCTTTACTCTCAAGCAGCTACCGCCAAAGCCCTTTATCCGACCGCCTTATTGTTGGGTGTTTCTCCGGAAGCAGCAGTGGCAGCCTTCGCAGCGGTTTCTGCATTGTTTATCCTACCAACCTACCCAACTCTAATTGCCGCGGTTGAAATGGATGACACTGGTTCCACTCGTATTGGTAAATATGTATTCAACCACCCATTCTTGATTCCGGGTATTATTGCTATCAGCTTGTCTGTGGCTCTTGGTTTCTTTGTGGCAGGTTTAGTACTCTAA
- the ansB gene encoding L-asparaginase 2: MKLQKLALSVILGLGMATANAAELPNITILATGGTIAGSGETAVSSAYKAGALGVDTLIEAVPEIKQIANVKGEQIVKIGSQDMNDEVWLKLAKAINAQCKNTDGFVITHGTDTMEETAYFLDLTAKCEKPIVLVGAMRPATEKSADGPLNLYNAVVVATDKKSAGRGVLVAMNDEVLGARDVTKMSTTAVQTFHSPNFGTLGYVHNSKVDYERAPESKHTVNTPFNVDKLDALPKVGIVYAYSNAPTEPLKALLDAGYQGIVSAGVGNGNVNAGNFELLANAAKNGVAVVRSSRVPTGYTTRDAEVDDSQYGFVASGTLNPQKARVLLQLALTQTKDPKVIQQYFEDF; the protein is encoded by the coding sequence ATGAAATTACAGAAATTGGCATTATCCGTGATCTTAGGCTTAGGCATGGCAACCGCTAATGCTGCAGAGTTACCAAACATCACTATTTTAGCCACCGGTGGCACTATTGCCGGCAGCGGTGAAACAGCGGTATCCTCGGCTTATAAAGCTGGTGCTTTAGGTGTGGATACGCTAATTGAGGCTGTACCAGAAATCAAACAAATTGCCAATGTAAAGGGCGAGCAAATCGTTAAAATTGGCTCACAGGATATGAATGATGAAGTTTGGTTAAAATTAGCCAAAGCCATCAATGCACAATGTAAAAATACTGATGGCTTTGTAATTACTCATGGTACAGATACCATGGAAGAAACCGCCTACTTCTTAGATCTCACCGCTAAATGTGAAAAACCGATTGTATTAGTTGGGGCAATGCGCCCGGCTACTGAAAAAAGTGCCGATGGTCCATTAAATCTCTATAATGCTGTCGTTGTTGCAACTGACAAAAAATCAGCTGGCCGCGGGGTATTGGTTGCGATGAATGACGAAGTATTAGGCGCTCGTGATGTTACCAAAATGAGTACCACGGCAGTACAAACCTTCCATTCACCGAATTTTGGTACCTTAGGTTATGTACATAACAGTAAAGTAGATTACGAACGTGCTCCGGAAAGCAAACATACCGTGAATACGCCATTTAATGTTGATAAATTAGATGCGTTACCAAAAGTCGGTATTGTTTATGCTTATTCCAATGCACCTACCGAGCCACTTAAAGCCTTATTGGATGCAGGTTATCAAGGTATCGTTTCAGCCGGGGTTGGCAATGGTAACGTCAATGCAGGTAACTTTGAATTATTAGCCAATGCTGCGAAAAACGGAGTCGCTGTAGTTCGTTCTTCCCGTGTACCAACCGGTTATACTACCCGTGATGCGGAAGTCGATGATTCCCAATATGGTTTCGTTGCTTCAGGTACACTTAATCCGCAAAAAGCACGGGTATTGTTGCAATTAGCACTCACCCAAACCAAAGACCCGAAAGTCATCCAACAATATTTCGAAGATTTCTAA
- the cpdB gene encoding 2',3'-cyclic-nucleotide 2'-phosphodiesterase, producing the protein MNRRNFIQLGATSILALSASRFAFAKSDTQVDLRIVATTDIHSFLTDFDYYKDAPTEKFGFTRAANLIRQARQEVKNSVLVDNGDLIQGNPIADYQAAKGYKEGKPNPAIDCLNAMHYDVGTLGNHEFNYGLGYLADVIKQAKFPMINANVVKAGTAEPYFTPYVIQTKEVVDSQGKTHKLNIGYIGFVPPQIMVWDKANLQGKVETRDIVKTAQKYVPEMKQKGADIIVALAHTGPSDEPYQEGAENSAFYLADVPHIDAVIFGHSHRLFPNKEFAKSPNADIAKGTVKGIPESMAGYWANNISVIDLTLAQHNGKWLVADGKAVLRPIYDAENKKATAESDAELATLLKPVHEATREFVAQPIGKATDNMYSYLALVQDDPTIQIVNQAQKAYVEKVAPSVAAMAGLPILSAGAPFKAGGRKNDPTGYTEVNKGELTFRNAADLYLYPNTLVVVKATGEELKEWLECSAGMFKQIDPASDKPQSLLDWEGFRTYNYDVIDGVNYEFDLTQPARYDGECKLINPNSHRVVNLTYQGKPVDPKAEFLIATNNYRAYGNKFPGTGDAHIVYASPDENRQILADYIKAESEKNGHVNPSADKNWRFAPIKGNDKLDVRFETSPSEQAAKFIQDNAQYPMKKVGTDEVGFAIYQIDLSK; encoded by the coding sequence ATGAACAGACGAAATTTTATTCAACTTGGCGCCACCAGTATTTTAGCGTTAAGTGCTAGCCGTTTTGCTTTTGCGAAAAGCGACACACAAGTCGATTTACGTATTGTTGCAACAACCGATATTCACAGTTTTTTAACTGACTTCGATTACTACAAAGATGCACCAACCGAAAAATTCGGTTTTACTCGTGCGGCAAATTTAATCCGTCAGGCTCGTCAAGAAGTAAAAAACAGCGTATTAGTTGATAACGGTGATTTAATTCAAGGTAATCCAATAGCTGACTACCAAGCAGCAAAAGGCTATAAAGAAGGTAAGCCAAATCCGGCGATAGATTGCTTAAACGCAATGCATTACGATGTGGGAACTTTGGGTAACCACGAATTTAACTATGGTTTGGGTTATTTGGCCGATGTCATTAAACAGGCAAAATTCCCAATGATTAATGCCAACGTGGTAAAAGCCGGTACAGCAGAACCTTATTTCACGCCTTATGTGATTCAAACCAAAGAAGTGGTGGATAGCCAAGGTAAAACACATAAACTAAACATCGGTTATATCGGTTTTGTGCCACCACAAATTATGGTGTGGGATAAAGCAAATTTACAAGGCAAAGTTGAAACGCGCGATATCGTGAAAACCGCACAAAAATATGTGCCAGAAATGAAACAAAAAGGCGCAGATATTATTGTGGCACTTGCGCACACTGGCCCATCTGATGAGCCATATCAAGAAGGTGCAGAAAACTCAGCATTCTATCTTGCAGATGTTCCGCACATTGATGCAGTTATCTTTGGCCACTCCCATCGCTTATTCCCTAACAAAGAATTCGCGAAATCACCAAATGCCGATATAGCTAAAGGTACGGTAAAAGGCATTCCGGAAAGTATGGCGGGCTATTGGGCAAACAACATCAGCGTAATTGACTTAACCCTTGCTCAACACAATGGAAAATGGTTAGTGGCTGATGGTAAAGCAGTACTTCGTCCAATTTACGATGCAGAAAACAAAAAAGCGACCGCGGAAAGCGATGCTGAATTGGCTACATTGTTAAAACCAGTGCATGAAGCAACCCGCGAATTCGTGGCACAGCCAATCGGTAAAGCCACTGATAACATGTACAGCTACTTAGCCTTAGTGCAAGATGACCCAACGATTCAAATTGTGAACCAAGCACAAAAAGCTTACGTTGAAAAAGTAGCACCAAGTGTTGCGGCAATGGCTGGCTTACCAATTTTAAGTGCAGGCGCACCATTTAAAGCGGGTGGACGTAAAAATGACCCAACAGGCTATACTGAAGTTAACAAAGGTGAATTAACGTTCCGTAACGCAGCAGATTTATACCTCTATCCAAACACATTAGTTGTGGTGAAAGCAACCGGTGAAGAGCTGAAAGAATGGTTAGAATGTAGCGCAGGTATGTTCAAACAAATCGATCCTGCAAGCGACAAACCACAATCTTTACTTGATTGGGAAGGTTTCCGTACTTATAACTACGATGTAATTGACGGCGTAAACTATGAATTCGATCTCACTCAACCAGCACGTTATGACGGCGAATGTAAATTGATTAACCCGAACTCACACCGTGTGGTGAATTTAACTTACCAAGGTAAACCAGTTGATCCAAAAGCAGAATTCTTAATTGCGACTAACAACTATCGTGCTTACGGTAATAAATTCCCAGGCACTGGCGATGCGCATATTGTTTACGCTTCTCCTGATGAAAACCGCCAAATTCTTGCCGATTACATCAAAGCAGAAAGCGAAAAAAATGGCCATGTAAACCCTAGCGCGGATAAAAACTGGCGTTTTGCACCGATTAAAGGTAACGATAAATTAGACGTGCGTTTTGAAACCTCGCCAAGCGAACAAGCGGCGAAATTTATTCAAGACAATGCACAATATCCAATGAAGAAAGTCGGCACCGATGAAGTTGGCTTTGCGATATATCAAATTGATTTATCGAAATAA
- the pckA gene encoding phosphoenolpyruvate carboxykinase (ATP) produces the protein MTDVNKLIKDLEALGIYDVKEVVYNPSYELLFEEETKPGLEGFEKGTLTTTGAVAVDTGIFTGRSPKDKYIVLDETTKDTVWWNSDAAKNDNKPMNQATWQSLKELVTQQLSRKRLFVVDGFCGASEQDRIAVRIITEVAWQAHFVKNMFIRPTEEQLKTFKPDFVVMNGSKCTNPNWKEQGLNSENFVAFNLTERIQLIGGTWYGGEMKKGMFSMMNYFLPLKGVGAMHCSANVGKDGDVAIFFGLSGTGKTTLSTDPKRELIGDDEHGWDDVGIFNFEGGCYAKTIHLSEENEPDIYRAIRRDALLENVVVRADGSVDFDDGSKTENTRVSYPIYHIDNIVKPVSRAGHATKVIFLTADAFGVLPPVSKLTPEQTKYYFLSGFTAKLAGTERGITEPTPTFSACFGAAFLTLHPTQYAEVLVKRMQEAGAEAYLVNTGWNGTGKRISIKDTRGIIDAILDGSIEKAEMSELPIFNLAIPNALPGVDPAILDPRDTYADKAQWEAKAQDLAGRFVKNFEKYATNAEGKALIAAGPKA, from the coding sequence ATGACAGACGTAAACAAACTCATCAAAGATCTTGAAGCTCTTGGTATCTACGATGTGAAAGAAGTAGTTTATAACCCAAGTTATGAACTACTTTTTGAAGAAGAAACTAAGCCTGGCTTGGAAGGTTTCGAAAAAGGAACCCTTACCACAACTGGTGCGGTTGCAGTTGATACGGGTATTTTTACCGGTCGTTCGCCAAAAGATAAATACATCGTATTAGACGAGACCACTAAAGATACTGTTTGGTGGAATTCTGATGCAGCGAAAAACGACAATAAACCTATGAATCAAGCAACTTGGCAAAGCTTGAAAGAATTGGTTACTCAACAACTTTCCCGTAAACGTCTATTTGTAGTTGATGGATTCTGTGGTGCTAGCGAACAAGACCGTATCGCAGTACGTATTATTACTGAAGTCGCTTGGCAAGCGCATTTCGTAAAAAACATGTTTATCCGTCCAACTGAAGAACAATTAAAAACCTTCAAACCGGATTTCGTGGTAATGAATGGTTCTAAATGCACCAATCCAAATTGGAAAGAACAAGGTTTAAATTCTGAAAACTTTGTTGCCTTTAACCTAACCGAACGCATTCAATTAATCGGTGGTACTTGGTACGGCGGTGAAATGAAAAAAGGTATGTTCTCTATGATGAACTACTTCCTACCGCTTAAAGGTGTGGGCGCAATGCACTGTTCTGCCAACGTAGGTAAAGACGGCGATGTTGCTATTTTCTTCGGTCTTTCCGGTACAGGTAAAACAACCCTCTCTACTGATCCAAAACGTGAATTAATCGGTGACGATGAACACGGTTGGGATGATGTAGGTATCTTCAACTTTGAAGGTGGTTGTTATGCGAAAACCATCCATCTTTCTGAAGAAAATGAACCAGATATTTATCGTGCAATCCGTCGTGATGCGTTATTAGAGAACGTGGTTGTTCGTGCTGACGGTTCCGTTGATTTTGATGATGGTTCTAAAACTGAAAATACCCGTGTGTCTTATCCGATTTATCACATTGATAACATCGTTAAACCGGTTTCCCGTGCAGGCCATGCAACTAAAGTTATTTTCTTAACCGCAGACGCATTTGGTGTATTACCTCCGGTATCTAAATTGACTCCGGAACAAACCAAATACTACTTCTTATCCGGTTTCACAGCGAAACTTGCAGGTACAGAACGCGGTATTACCGAACCAACTCCAACTTTCTCAGCATGTTTCGGTGCAGCATTCTTAACCTTACACCCAACCCAGTATGCGGAAGTGTTGGTTAAACGTATGCAGGAGGCAGGTGCGGAAGCTTACTTGGTTAACACTGGTTGGAACGGCACTGGTAAACGTATCTCTATTAAAGATACCCGCGGTATTATCGATGCCATCTTAGATGGTTCTATCGAAAAAGCTGAAATGAGCGAATTACCAATCTTCAACTTGGCAATTCCTAATGCTTTACCGGGCGTAGATCCTGCTATTTTAGACCCACGTGATACTTATGCAGACAAAGCACAATGGGAAGCTAAAGCACAAGATCTTGCGGGTCGTTTCGTGAAAAACTTCGAAAAATATGCAACTAATGCCGAAGGTAAAGCATTAATTGCAGCGGGTCCAAAAGCCTAA